Proteins co-encoded in one Saprospira grandis genomic window:
- a CDS encoding toxin-antitoxin system YwqK family antitoxin: protein MAKQPNRPANLPEEAKWVKSKNRWEAGEINANGKTVGPWKIWRKNGQLWMEMEYDEQGKHINDYRRYHPDGSISQEGSYKAGKLDGWLAFYRQRSGNSKEPFPREVYYNQIVKVLQRYVNGQALGKRYLLQNGQEVTNYLSHKPASVPKEACWNQSDYEWEMGPYDQEGKKHGLWKWWRPDASLVCEANYDHGVLHGPLKRYHNDGKVSRAGEYAQGKAQGVHHFYRNKSYSQERFMNQVDQRVDRYEIHYKTNGQEDHREYFLADGTACSSKGFALLTVALDDLLTPGPNGFFPSRYQEMLGRIYPQLLAQDQSAAVAKMKANFEQLWGMPLPEDLGQLYALWSAIGQRELFDSLLLALPKNQALLDQKAAGQNLFEAALLSMQEEYPYDHIMDWFTGGICLDQPQQQQNGRYRYGYYSYLYQLYGTEQEQGKIYCYEHNNNGLWGSQINSAMAPNLSAWLFGLSAFSFYHEYELLSQEQFSRLYDGPLKQHFAPKYYFMNHVRMGNRYVNESDFKYRPAEKPLVQQYNKSRWIIELFRAEGDPSSIAYNFYSNQPYKAPEQATDILSSVPEALHHLWSAF from the coding sequence ATGGCAAAACAACCCAATAGACCCGCTAATTTGCCCGAGGAGGCAAAATGGGTCAAGAGTAAAAACCGCTGGGAAGCTGGCGAAATCAATGCAAACGGAAAAACCGTTGGCCCTTGGAAAATCTGGCGAAAAAATGGCCAGCTTTGGATGGAAATGGAGTATGATGAGCAGGGCAAGCACATCAATGATTATCGCCGCTATCATCCCGATGGCAGTATTTCTCAGGAAGGGTCTTATAAAGCAGGCAAACTAGACGGCTGGTTGGCCTTCTATCGCCAACGCTCGGGCAATAGCAAAGAGCCTTTCCCCAGAGAGGTCTACTACAACCAAATTGTCAAAGTCTTACAGCGCTATGTAAATGGTCAAGCCCTTGGCAAGCGCTATCTTTTGCAAAATGGCCAAGAGGTCACCAACTACCTTAGCCACAAGCCCGCTTCGGTCCCTAAAGAAGCTTGCTGGAACCAAAGCGATTATGAATGGGAAATGGGCCCCTATGACCAAGAGGGCAAAAAGCATGGCCTTTGGAAATGGTGGCGGCCCGATGCCAGCCTCGTTTGTGAGGCCAATTATGATCATGGCGTTTTGCATGGTCCACTCAAGCGCTACCATAACGACGGCAAGGTTTCTAGAGCAGGCGAATACGCCCAAGGCAAAGCCCAGGGCGTGCATCATTTTTACCGCAACAAAAGTTATAGCCAAGAGCGCTTCATGAATCAGGTCGACCAAAGAGTTGACCGCTACGAAATTCACTATAAAACAAATGGGCAAGAAGATCATCGGGAGTACTTCCTTGCCGATGGAACAGCTTGTAGCAGCAAGGGCTTTGCCTTATTAACTGTAGCCCTAGACGATCTATTGACGCCTGGTCCCAATGGCTTTTTCCCTAGCCGCTACCAAGAGATGTTGGGCCGAATTTATCCGCAGCTGTTGGCTCAGGACCAATCGGCAGCAGTGGCCAAGATGAAGGCTAATTTCGAGCAGCTTTGGGGTATGCCCCTGCCCGAAGACTTAGGCCAACTCTATGCGCTTTGGTCCGCCATTGGCCAAAGAGAACTCTTTGATAGCCTTTTGCTGGCCCTACCTAAAAACCAAGCGCTTTTGGACCAAAAAGCAGCAGGCCAAAACCTCTTTGAGGCCGCCCTGCTCTCTATGCAAGAGGAATATCCCTATGACCATATCATGGATTGGTTTACGGGAGGGATTTGTTTGGACCAACCCCAACAGCAGCAAAATGGCCGCTACCGCTATGGCTACTATAGCTACCTTTATCAGCTTTATGGTACAGAGCAAGAGCAGGGAAAAATCTACTGCTACGAGCATAACAACAATGGACTCTGGGGCAGCCAAATTAACTCGGCCATGGCCCCCAACTTATCCGCTTGGCTCTTTGGGCTGTCGGCCTTTTCTTTCTATCATGAATATGAATTGCTCTCTCAGGAGCAGTTTAGCCGCTTATATGATGGGCCCCTCAAACAACACTTTGCCCCCAAATACTACTTTATGAACCATGTTCGTATGGGGAACCGCTATGTAAATGAGAGCGACTTTAAGTATCGGCCAGCCGAAAAACCTTTGGTCCAGCAATACAACAAAAGCCGCTGGATCATCGAGTTGTTCCGAGCAGAAGGCGATCCCTCTAGCATTGCCTACAACTTCTATAGCAATCAGCCCTACAAGGCGCCAGAGCAAGCTACAGACATCCTTAGCTCGGTCCCGGAGGCCTTGCACCACCTTTGGTCGGCCTTTTAG